Proteins co-encoded in one Callospermophilus lateralis isolate mCalLat2 chromosome 2, mCalLat2.hap1, whole genome shotgun sequence genomic window:
- the LOC143391640 gene encoding olfactory receptor 4A47-like, translating into MEYRNNVTYFVLLGLTQNPKVQKVLFVMFLLFYILTMVGNLLIVMTITFSKTLGSPMYFFLASLSFMDAIYSTAISPQMISHLFFGENIISFKNCMTQLFTGHFFAGAEVFLLLVMAYDRYVAICKPLHYLVIMRPWVCVVLLVVSCVGGFLHSIIQLGTIYGLPFCGPNVIDHFICDMYPLLKLVCIDTYVIGLLVIANGGLICTTVFLLLLVSYAVIFHSLKNLNQEGRRKALSTCGSHITVVVLFFVPCIFIYARPAKTLPIDKLLSVFYLVITPMLNPFIYTLRNSEMTNAMKKLWGGKVISASK; encoded by the coding sequence atggaatataGGAACAATGTAACTTACTTTGTCCTCTTGGGCCTCACACAAAATCCAAAGGTGCAGAAAGTACTTTTTGttatgttcttgcttttctacatCTTGACCATGGTGGGAAATCTGCTCATTGTGATGACCATAACCTTCAGCAAGACCCTGGGCTCACCAATGTACTTCTTTCTTGCTAGCTTATCTTTTATGGATGCAATTTATTCTACAGCTATTTCCCCCCAAATGATTTCCCACTTGTTCTTTGGGGAAAATATCATATCCTTCAAGAATTGTATGACTCAGCTTTTTACAGGACACTTTTTTGCTGGGGCAGAGGTCTTTCTTCTGTTggtgatggcctatgaccgctatgtggccatctgtaAGCCCTTGCATTATTTGGTTATCATGAGGCCATGGGTGTGTGTTGTGTTGCTTGTAGTGTCCTGTGTTGGAGGTTTTTTGCACTCAATAATTCAGTTGGGCACTATTTATGGGCTCCCATTTTGTGGCCCCAATGTCATTGATCATTTCATATGTGACATGTATCCCTTATTGAAACTTGTCTGTATTGACACTTATGTCATTGGCCTCTTAGTGATTGCCAATGGGGGACTCATCTGCACAACTGTGTTTCTGCTCTTACTCGTGTCTTATGCTGTCATCTTCCACTCTCTGAAGAACCTAAATCAGGAGGGGAGGCGGAAAGCTCTCTCCACCTGTGGCTCCCACATCACTGTGGTTGTCCTCTTCTTTGTCCCCTGTATTTTCATATATGCACGACCAGCCAAGACTTTGCCCATTGACAAGTTATTGAGTGTGTTTTACCTGGTCATAACCCCCATGTTGAACCCCTTCATCTATACTCTGAGAAACTCAGAGATGACAAATGCTATGAAGAAACTCTGGGGAGGAAAAGTCATATCAGCTAGTAAATGA